The sequence TACATAGATTCTCAATTCCCGTAACAGGGTCTGGATTTTCCTTTGTGGTTGTAGGAAAGACAGGACCAAATCCTAAATAGTCCGCTAAACCTTCCTCGTTGGCTCTTTTGACCTGTTCTAAATTATGTGTAGAAAGTCCAACTATGAATTCACTCCCTACAATTCTTCTAATCACATGAATGGGTAAATCCGTCTGGCCTACGTGAACTCCATCAGCATTTACTGAAAGGGCAAGGTCTAATCTGTCGTTCACTATAAAGGGAACGTGATATTTTCTTGTAACTTCCCTTACCAAAAGGGCTTCTTCGTACATTTCACAGGCCATTTTTTTCTTTGCTCTGTACTGAACTACAGTGACTCCACCTAAAATAGCCCTTTCAACCGATTCGTATATGTTTTCTTTATTGTGGAATCTTTCATCGGTTATTGCGTAGAGGGTAAGGTTTATTTCCTTTTTCATTTTTATTTCCATTAATGGTAGGGCCGAGGGGTTTCGAACCCCTGACCTCCACCGCGTCAAGGTGGCGCTCTCCCACTGAGCTACGGCCCTACTGAGCATTCAATAATATA is a genomic window of Balnearium lithotrophicum containing:
- the thiE gene encoding thiamine phosphate synthase, translating into MKKEINLTLYAITDERFHNKENIYESVERAILGGVTVVQYRAKKKMACEMYEEALLVREVTRKYHVPFIVNDRLDLALSVNADGVHVGQTDLPIHVIRRIVGSEFIVGLSTHNLEQVKRANEEGLADYLGFGPVFPTTTKENPDPVTGIENLCKAVEISKIPIVAIGGINSSNIFEVLKCKPAGVAVVRAIFEKNAPDKNVKILKKFFNNFNK